A genomic stretch from Mariprofundus sp. NF includes:
- a CDS encoding flagellar protein FlaG: MAAIEQMQSSLVLSSPNMGQAGVRPAVQPTKAPVSSEQNVQAAEKKVTEQEVQKAVSQVNQEMAGSNEDISFGYEQRLGMLYVQVTDKNSGKVVREIPSKEFIQHKVAMREMVGLLLDKMA, from the coding sequence ATGGCTGCTATAGAACAGATGCAATCAAGCCTAGTGCTTTCTTCGCCGAATATGGGACAAGCTGGAGTTCGGCCGGCCGTCCAACCGACAAAAGCCCCCGTCTCGAGCGAACAGAATGTACAAGCTGCCGAGAAAAAGGTGACTGAGCAGGAAGTTCAGAAGGCAGTTAGTCAGGTAAACCAGGAAATGGCAGGTAGTAATGAAGACATTTCATTTGGTTACGAACAGAGACTTGGAATGTTGTATGTTCAGGTAACGGATAAGAATAGCGGCAAAGTTGTTCGCGAAATCCCATCCAAAGAGTTTATTCAGCATAAAGTTGCCATGCGAGAAATGGTAGGTTTGCTGCTGGATAAAATGGCCTAA
- a CDS encoding flagellin: protein MALSVQTNNAAVTALKHLNTNSMNMNKSLERLSSGFRINSAADDAAGFAISSKLDSQNVRLKAAALNATQAQAMVKTADAGVNEIQNMVVRLQSLATQAMSANNGGELASLDAERGKLESAINKIAANTEYNGTKLLNGSAGTAITGVSTVDDTTTNGISSIAVNGAASNTAFTITYLDQTGVTNTFQAGDAIQIFDGTTTSAVTIATLPADQATQTVSVGGFDITINSSIVGKTTGAGTGSVASTGTLVTDTGASSVFQVGAATGVDNQVSVAFSNSYTTAGLGISGTNALTSVGGATAYAGELANALSSLVTKRADLGATQNQLSFVAANLATSIEQATASVSSIRDADMAAEMANFTKNQILTQAGTSMLAQANQAAQNVLSLFR, encoded by the coding sequence ATGGCACTATCCGTCCAAACCAATAATGCGGCTGTAACGGCCCTTAAACACCTCAACACCAATAGCATGAACATGAACAAATCTCTGGAGCGTCTGTCTTCCGGTTTCCGTATTAACTCGGCTGCCGATGATGCTGCAGGTTTTGCTATTTCATCCAAACTGGATTCTCAGAACGTTCGTCTGAAAGCAGCGGCATTGAATGCCACCCAGGCCCAGGCCATGGTGAAAACTGCTGACGCGGGTGTAAACGAGATTCAGAACATGGTAGTTCGTCTGCAGTCTCTGGCTACACAGGCGATGTCTGCCAATAACGGTGGCGAACTTGCATCACTCGACGCAGAACGCGGTAAACTCGAGTCTGCAATCAACAAGATCGCTGCCAACACTGAGTATAACGGTACTAAACTGTTGAATGGCTCTGCAGGTACAGCAATCACTGGTGTCTCAACTGTTGATGATACCACCACCAACGGTATTTCCAGTATTGCTGTAAATGGTGCCGCTTCAAACACCGCATTTACTATTACGTATCTGGATCAGACCGGTGTTACCAATACCTTCCAGGCTGGTGATGCAATTCAAATCTTTGATGGAACCACCACTTCAGCTGTAACTATTGCAACACTGCCTGCAGATCAGGCAACGCAAACTGTTTCAGTCGGTGGTTTTGATATTACCATCAACTCATCTATTGTTGGTAAAACAACAGGGGCAGGCACTGGCTCCGTTGCTTCTACCGGTACTCTGGTGACTGATACAGGTGCATCTTCTGTATTCCAGGTGGGTGCAGCAACTGGTGTGGATAACCAGGTATCTGTGGCATTCAGTAACAGCTATACCACTGCTGGTCTGGGTATCTCTGGTACCAATGCTCTTACCTCAGTGGGTGGTGCAACTGCCTATGCCGGTGAATTGGCCAATGCTTTGAGTAGTCTGGTAACCAAACGTGCTGATCTGGGTGCGACTCAGAACCAGCTCTCATTCGTAGCTGCTAACCTGGCAACTAGTATTGAGCAGGCAACTGCATCAGTATCATCTATCAGGGACGCGGATATGGCTGCTGAGATGGCGAACTTCACCAAGAACCAGATCCTGACTCAGGCTGGTACTTCAATGCTGGCGCAGGCTAATCAGGCTGCACAGAATGTACTCTCACTGTTCAGGTAA
- a CDS encoding glycosyltransferase family 41 protein: MAFRGLMDISLGRLIELYNSGKHEDLESACQQLLESEADDAHVWHLVAANAMQMGNLEDALLRVNKALNLMPEEMSFINTQGSVYRQLGRISEARDSYKQALKLDPEHFDTLYNLANLYRDSGEHGSAVDLYRKLLVRDKYFHSARMNLADLCRKMGDFQAAEAELRILFELDGGTLQALFGLGQVLLEQGKHEGAESCFREVVNAAPEDPGALFYLGNVLWSQGKISEAETSHRQSVKLMPEFHQAWNNLGNDLRDQGEQQQALNCYRKAIELNPSYMQAHSNLLFELNCTITDGTVLLEEHLRWDEMHGKPLLQQLEFSNERSAQRRLRIGYVSSDFCNHSVAYFIEGVLKHHDGQQFEISCYSNLLKPDARTAVLRSFADNWREIGHLSDEAAAQLIRSDQIDILIDLSGHTSHHRLQLFARKPAPLQVTYLGYPATTGMQVMDYRITDQIADPEYSNAFHSERLIRLPRCFIAFTPYESSPDVSALPVDEAGFIRFVSFNHMAKIGPEVIKLWSRLLHAVPESRLMVKHFSFKDEGVRDHLLKLFADQGIASERIEIFTWASSCEEHLSYYRLADIALDSFPYNGTTTTCEALWMGVPVVTRAGKLHAGCVGSTLVSRVGLESLIADDEDAYINIVADLAADRARLREVRATLRGKMMDSELCDAESLTVALEGQFRAMWQQWLESGDG, encoded by the coding sequence ATGGCGTTTCGAGGTCTGATGGATATATCACTCGGCAGATTGATTGAACTATACAATAGCGGCAAACATGAAGATCTGGAGTCTGCTTGTCAGCAGTTGCTTGAAAGTGAAGCGGACGATGCACATGTCTGGCATCTTGTAGCAGCCAATGCCATGCAGATGGGCAATCTGGAAGATGCTCTTCTACGTGTGAATAAGGCTCTGAACCTGATGCCTGAAGAGATGAGTTTTATAAATACTCAGGGCAGCGTCTATCGCCAACTTGGTCGAATTAGTGAAGCGCGTGATAGTTATAAGCAAGCTCTAAAGCTTGATCCGGAGCATTTTGATACACTGTATAACCTGGCCAATCTCTATAGGGATAGTGGTGAGCATGGCTCTGCAGTTGATCTCTATCGCAAGCTGCTTGTAAGGGATAAATATTTCCATTCGGCACGCATGAATCTTGCCGATCTCTGTCGAAAGATGGGGGATTTCCAGGCCGCTGAAGCTGAGCTTCGAATATTGTTCGAGTTGGATGGTGGTACCTTGCAGGCTTTGTTTGGCTTGGGGCAGGTGCTGCTTGAGCAGGGTAAACATGAAGGGGCTGAATCCTGTTTTAGAGAGGTTGTAAATGCTGCACCTGAAGATCCCGGTGCGCTCTTTTATCTTGGTAATGTTTTATGGTCGCAAGGCAAGATCTCCGAGGCAGAGACTAGCCACCGCCAGAGTGTGAAGCTGATGCCTGAGTTTCATCAGGCGTGGAACAATCTCGGCAATGACCTTCGAGATCAGGGCGAGCAGCAGCAGGCACTAAACTGCTACCGCAAAGCGATTGAACTCAATCCATCCTATATGCAGGCCCACTCCAACCTTCTCTTTGAACTTAACTGCACGATAACCGATGGTACTGTTTTGCTGGAAGAGCACCTGCGCTGGGATGAGATGCATGGTAAGCCGCTATTGCAGCAGCTTGAGTTCAGCAATGAGCGATCAGCGCAGCGGCGGCTACGCATCGGTTATGTGTCCTCCGATTTCTGCAACCACTCCGTCGCCTATTTTATTGAAGGAGTGTTGAAACATCATGATGGGCAGCAGTTTGAGATCAGCTGTTACTCCAATCTGTTAAAGCCTGATGCGCGTACAGCGGTGCTTCGCAGCTTTGCCGACAACTGGCGTGAGATTGGCCATCTCTCAGATGAGGCGGCAGCCCAACTGATCCGCAGTGATCAGATTGATATCCTGATTGATCTCTCAGGGCATACCAGCCATCACCGTCTGCAACTCTTTGCCAGAAAGCCTGCACCTCTGCAGGTGACCTATCTGGGTTACCCTGCCACCACAGGCATGCAGGTGATGGACTATCGTATAACAGATCAGATAGCAGATCCTGAATACAGTAATGCGTTCCATAGCGAGCGGTTAATCCGTCTGCCCCGTTGCTTTATCGCTTTTACACCTTATGAGTCTTCTCCCGATGTCTCTGCTCTGCCAGTGGATGAGGCCGGTTTTATCCGTTTTGTCTCATTTAACCATATGGCCAAGATCGGCCCTGAAGTTATCAAGCTGTGGTCACGCTTGTTGCATGCTGTGCCGGAATCACGATTGATGGTGAAACACTTCTCATTCAAGGATGAGGGGGTGCGCGACCATCTCCTTAAACTCTTCGCGGATCAGGGCATTGCTTCTGAGCGTATCGAGATTTTCACATGGGCCAGTAGCTGTGAAGAGCATCTGTCTTACTACAGACTGGCAGACATTGCTCTGGACAGCTTTCCCTACAATGGCACCACAACAACCTGTGAGGCGCTCTGGATGGGGGTGCCTGTGGTGACACGGGCTGGTAAGTTGCATGCTGGCTGCGTCGGATCTACGCTAGTAAGTAGGGTAGGACTTGAGAGTCTTATTGCGGACGATGAAGATGCATATATAAATATAGTCGCTGATCTGGCTGCAGACAGGGCAAGGCTACGAGAGGTTCGTGCTACGCTAAGAGGTAAGATGATGGATTCAGAGCTGTGTGATGCAGAAAGCCTGACCGTTGCACTGGAAGGGCAGTTCCGAGCAATGTGGCAGCAGTGGCTTGAATCCGGGGATGGGTGA
- a CDS encoding FkbM family methyltransferase: protein MELTTEISKNILSTSELLMVFRSYLGVCDWHKAREYQAEIIALGKDGKIDANMLPALLIETCALPDIDQASVRDLHREFGTALFNARKHDIPQSYPAKNKIGGRLKIAYISADLNQHPVGCFINHIISSHLRDQFEVYCYAHLVRSDDITEHIRANVDHFKDITSLSDAQLAGQIHADGIHVAIDLGGLTTNTRIAALAHQPAPVQITYLGYPNTTGLCTIDYRITDNFADEDSDQYYVEKLLRMPQSFICYGFDTTKFASKQTPAESKGYITFGSFNHVRKLNPEVIATWCEILHRVEDSRLTLKAKELSDEIIKNNILREFEGHGITAERLHLQGFTERYEDNFKMYHDIDIALDTFPYNGTTTTCDALSIGVPVLTLVGKSHAQRVSYSILKNIGYEETITYSREEYIEKAVQLSQNPAGLSVVRSCLSMLFKHSIMQNSEAFTRQLETLISEAWCQKTGLPLPAAFQEGYIKPTDISEISETQEARKIRKLHIGGQQAHPEWEIFDANPSALVDHVGNANDLSRFDDNTFDALYSSHVLEHFSYQGELTQVLTEWHRVLKPEGTIYASVPNLEVLCELFLDKENLSPEDRFMVMRMMFGGQIDAYDFHKVGYNSETLASYLLQAGFKNVRMINDFGIFDDTSKMKFADRHISLNLIAEKEASPPSDTTSDASTQAATNTSPDVSTNTSPQTAASTSPEVTTDTPPQAATATSDIRIQSASWLMQTTSTKEIVIAEVGARIIDEESTEAPELFHNLQQARIIAFEPDVEACEKINTLTTGRAAKIIAYPYALGAKKGPQTLYVTNEGMCSSLYKPNEALLRLYQGLEVSYLKEEVAIEVIALDEFMKVEKITDLDFMKIDVQGAELDVFKGSEQALKGVIGICTEVEWSELYEDQPMFADVDSYLKSHGFQLHHLLGVGSRPMRGEQLPGHQQYLWSDAIYFPTLQRIQTLPSDKLIKLAAMTMMYQAYDLAAHTLKRYDDINKTELASIFCNALQPAK, encoded by the coding sequence TTGGAGCTCACTACTGAAATCAGTAAAAACATCCTTTCAACCAGCGAACTACTGATGGTCTTCCGCTCCTATCTCGGTGTTTGTGACTGGCATAAAGCACGTGAATATCAGGCAGAGATCATCGCCTTGGGTAAAGATGGTAAAATTGATGCCAATATGCTTCCTGCGCTTCTGATTGAGACCTGTGCCCTTCCAGATATCGATCAGGCGTCAGTTCGTGACCTGCACCGTGAGTTTGGCACCGCCCTGTTTAATGCAAGAAAACACGATATTCCACAATCCTATCCCGCAAAAAATAAGATTGGGGGGCGGCTGAAAATCGCCTATATCTCTGCAGATCTTAATCAACACCCCGTTGGTTGCTTCATCAATCACATCATCAGCTCGCATCTTCGCGATCAGTTTGAAGTTTACTGTTATGCCCACCTGGTCAGAAGTGATGATATTACAGAACATATCAGAGCCAATGTTGATCATTTTAAGGATATAACCAGCCTTTCCGATGCCCAACTGGCAGGTCAGATTCATGCTGATGGCATTCATGTTGCCATAGATCTAGGGGGATTAACGACAAACACACGTATTGCAGCGCTTGCACATCAACCTGCTCCCGTACAAATCACCTATCTCGGTTATCCCAACACAACTGGACTCTGTACCATTGATTACCGCATCACAGATAATTTTGCTGATGAAGATAGCGATCAATATTATGTCGAGAAACTGCTTCGCATGCCTCAAAGCTTTATCTGTTACGGTTTTGACACCACCAAGTTCGCCTCTAAACAAACCCCGGCAGAATCAAAAGGCTACATCACATTTGGCTCCTTTAATCATGTCAGAAAACTCAATCCCGAAGTGATCGCAACCTGGTGTGAGATCCTGCATCGCGTTGAAGACTCAAGGTTGACTCTCAAGGCCAAAGAGCTGAGCGATGAGATCATAAAAAATAATATTCTTCGCGAATTTGAGGGTCATGGCATAACGGCTGAACGACTGCATCTACAAGGATTCACCGAACGCTATGAAGACAACTTCAAGATGTATCATGATATAGATATTGCCCTGGATACATTCCCTTATAATGGCACAACCACAACCTGCGATGCGCTCTCTATCGGTGTGCCTGTCTTAACTCTGGTGGGTAAAAGCCATGCCCAGCGTGTATCCTACTCCATTCTTAAAAACATCGGATATGAAGAAACCATCACATATAGCAGAGAGGAGTACATAGAAAAAGCGGTCCAGCTCAGCCAAAACCCTGCGGGCCTGTCTGTCGTTCGATCTTGCCTCTCAATGCTGTTCAAGCACTCCATCATGCAAAACTCGGAAGCATTTACACGGCAACTTGAGACACTCATCTCTGAGGCATGGTGCCAGAAAACAGGACTACCTCTTCCTGCTGCCTTCCAGGAAGGATATATCAAACCAACAGATATAAGTGAAATCTCTGAGACTCAAGAAGCCAGAAAAATTCGCAAGCTACACATTGGTGGTCAACAGGCACATCCTGAATGGGAGATCTTTGACGCCAACCCTTCTGCACTGGTTGATCATGTCGGCAATGCCAATGACCTTTCGAGATTTGATGACAATACCTTTGATGCGCTCTACTCCTCACATGTTCTGGAACACTTCAGTTATCAGGGGGAGCTAACTCAGGTATTAACTGAATGGCATCGCGTACTTAAACCCGAAGGTACGATCTACGCCAGCGTTCCCAATTTGGAAGTACTGTGTGAGCTATTCCTCGATAAAGAGAATCTCTCACCAGAGGATCGTTTTATGGTCATGCGCATGATGTTTGGTGGCCAGATCGATGCCTATGATTTCCATAAGGTGGGGTATAATTCTGAGACTCTGGCCAGTTACCTGTTACAGGCCGGATTTAAGAATGTACGCATGATCAATGACTTTGGCATTTTCGATGATACAAGCAAGATGAAGTTTGCAGACCGACACATCAGCCTGAATCTTATCGCTGAAAAAGAGGCTTCGCCGCCATCGGATACCACCAGTGATGCATCAACCCAAGCCGCGACAAACACTTCTCCTGATGTCTCTACGAATACATCACCACAAACTGCTGCAAGTACTTCTCCGGAGGTCACTACTGATACGCCACCACAAGCGGCTACAGCCACTTCGGATATCAGGATACAATCAGCATCATGGCTAATGCAAACAACCAGCACAAAAGAGATTGTCATTGCCGAGGTCGGCGCTCGCATTATTGACGAAGAAAGCACTGAAGCACCTGAGCTCTTCCACAACCTACAACAAGCCAGAATCATCGCATTTGAACCGGATGTTGAGGCATGTGAAAAAATCAATACTTTAACAACAGGTCGCGCCGCAAAAATCATTGCCTATCCTTATGCGCTAGGAGCTAAGAAAGGACCTCAAACGCTCTATGTCACTAACGAGGGGATGTGCTCCAGTCTTTACAAGCCCAATGAGGCATTGCTTCGTCTCTATCAAGGACTGGAAGTATCCTATCTGAAAGAAGAGGTAGCAATTGAAGTTATAGCTCTGGATGAGTTTATGAAAGTTGAGAAAATTACCGATCTCGATTTCATGAAAATTGATGTTCAAGGCGCAGAACTGGATGTATTCAAAGGCAGTGAACAGGCTCTGAAAGGTGTTATAGGAATCTGTACAGAGGTCGAATGGTCTGAGCTGTATGAAGATCAGCCGATGTTTGCAGATGTGGATAGTTATCTGAAAAGTCATGGATTCCAACTGCACCACCTGCTTGGAGTGGGCTCCCGTCCAATGAGAGGAGAACAACTACCTGGCCACCAACAATACTTATGGTCTGATGCTATTTATTTCCCGACATTACAACGTATTCAAACATTGCCATCTGACAAATTAATCAAGCTAGCTGCCATGACTATGATGTATCAGGCCTACGATCTCGCTGCCCATACACTCAAACGTTACGATGATATAAATAAAACAGAGCTGGCTTCAATATTCTGCAATGCCCTACAGCCTGCCAAGTAG